One segment of Poecilia reticulata strain Guanapo unplaced genomic scaffold, Guppy_female_1.0+MT scaffold_266, whole genome shotgun sequence DNA contains the following:
- the LOC103460629 gene encoding Ig-like V-type domain-containing protein FAM187A: MLFLMILTCLXVVLMCSVVWSFEAPEEKKDVFSSTACPAFLTFTNAAFIAGVTVELPCHCKPEEVQSVVWFFRKHWSSFDETRALTDNHGNKLLDTSQVPHSSDLRSRFSIRMFSLLIFKAGPEDSGLYICGSTHKDFFYGYDLDIQEAPALSFPPRVSTESRKKKRHRSSFVVYSHPMYKVFISFRSWSVCDRCGAPGEQVRIGLCYVHSRFLHVRYRLANQTVASCGSEGVPLSFSRINQEPKVEIRSCQVTCPPEPSPPSKLTALMAFLGYR, translated from the exons ATgctatttttgatgattttgacgTGTTTGGYTGTGGTCCTGATGTGCTCGGTGGTCTGGAGCTTTGAGGCTCCGGAGGAGAAGAAGGATGTGTTTTCCAGCACGGCCTGTCCTGCTTTCCTGACCTTCACTAATGCTGCTTTCATAGCCGGGGTGACCGTGGAGCTGCCATGCCACTGCAAACCAGAGGAG gtcCAATCAGTTGTCTGGTTCTTCAGAAAACACTGGAGCAGCTTTGATGAGACCAGAGCCCTGACagataaccatggcaacaagctGCTGGACACAAGTCAGGTCCCTCACAGCAGTGACCTGCGGAGTCGATTCTCCATCAGGATGTTCAGTTTGCTGATATTCAAAGCGGGACCCGAAGACTCCGGCCTCTACATCTGCGGCTCCACGcataaagacttcttctatGGTTACGACCTGGACATTCAGGAAGCTCCAGCGCTCAGTTTCCCCCCCAG GGTCTCTACAGAAAGTAGAAAGAAGAAGAGACATAGAAGCAGTTTCGTCGTCTATTCCCACCCGATGTACAAGGTTTTCATTAGCTTCCGGTCCTGGTCAGTGTGCGACCGCTGTGGCGCTCCAGGTGAGCAGGTCCGTATCGGACTCTGCTACGTCCACTCCCGTTTCCTGCATGTGCGCTACAGACTGGCCAATCAGACAGTGGCTTCCTGTGGCTCAGAAGGAGTCCCCCTGTCATTCAGCCGCATAAACCAGGAGCCGAAGGTAGAAATCAGAAGCTGCCAAGTCACCTGCCCACCTGAACCTTCCCCACCCTCAAAGCTGACCGCTTTGATGGCGTTTCTTGGGTACAGGTAA